The genomic segment TCGTGGATCCCCGGCCTGACAGGTAAAATAACTCAATAACCTCAATATCCTTCAACAGGAACAGCATggctgctccctcctcctcccttcaatatatatatactgtatttatacggtatagatatatatatatatattaggaCTTTGATGACTTTGTGTCTTCCTTCctgtcatttttattaattttcctcttcttcttttgatTTGGTATTTTAGTTGCCTTGTAAATTGCactctgttgttgctgttgctgtgttGCACCTTATTTTGATGTCTCTTTTGTGTAAATCACTTTGTAACCTcagtttgaaaagtgctatatactTTATGTAGGCTACTTTTAAAGAGCCAAATAGTTAAAAAATACCGCAGAATACATCAGACACCTCTGATGCTTCATTCAACAGTTTGTTGTAAAGTTACATTCAAACAGTTAATTATgtgatattgttttttttgttttttttttgcaggtaggagttttgcttattgaaacatcttctcagggcagaaactgttatgattggttcaGTCAGGCAACCAATCAAAAAAGAGGGGAGGCAAGTTCtaggggcagatttatttacagtaggttataagactcatgcttgtcTTATTCCATGTGTCTTATAGcccactgtaaataaatctgcccccaggacaagcatgagtcttataacctaggggggttgatagggttggtgatcaataccagtgattcaatgattacttcaccagctgctgagatttctggctttcaaaactcattttctctgttttggagtttcaagacactcccaaacTCCCCCCCCCTTTCCACCTGCTCCATGATGGAGGATATCGAACTTGAATGCTAGTGTCCTGATAAGGCTCATTACAGTCCTGATAAGGCCAACTCTTCCTCTGGTGTTCCTCCCTGCAGGTTCTACCTCGGTCTGTCCTGCGGCTGTGGGACGTTCAGAGAACCTCCCTCTGACGTGGCCCTGGAGCTCTGCGTCCGCTTCAGAGACCGGCAGGTTCTGCGAAGGGCCCGCGTGTCCGGAACCTGGGGCGAGGTGGACCGGGCCGTGCCTTTCTTCCCCTTCATCAGGGATCAGCCGTTCAAGGTAGCAGTCTgaactctgtctgtgtctgtggtcGGGGTGTCGGTTGGGTCCGGCAGGGTGCGGGCTCTTCCTAAACCTTAGCCTGATGGTGCGATCAATtcgttttctttggtccgaaccagaGTGGGAAAGTTTacattgttgcatttttggATTTGGTTAATTTAGGATCACAATAGGcacttttcacaaacatggctgacataTTTTCGCTTCTTCTTAGCAGGGTGTAGATCAGTTCTCACCATggccagcaatgttaagaagccaactttctgtctcctccgactctgtctgtgatcactgatTTTGTTTCAACGTAGAGaataacacaatacagctgttgtcactgacagatctttctgtttGATGACTGCAACACTATAAAAAAgagatttgatcgagggtcacaaaatgctaacagcacagaaGTTAGACTGGAACTAGactggttagccagttagcattttgtgaccctcgatgaAATCACAACCATGTTTGTGTAAAGGGTcaattacaaacaaaccagggcttgtagacaaaagtcacatgactcacaagtagcttgtttattggacagagttttggtcacctgtcatcctgccaggtgaGAGATTTTGGCATCAGGACGGGGTCAAAACtaatctgattccagtctctgtaactttagctaagcatgactgacttgtctgcgctctttaaTTTTCCTTCTCTGGAGTTCATCAGGTGGCATTTCACTCATCTTGACTCCAACTTTGgttcattttattctgctaaGCGTGTTGTTGAGCTTGTTTGCTTGTATTTTTTAGCTTGTAGTttgtctgtttgctctggaggaacagcgccctcttcctgttttgtgtcattaagcaatccagcagatttcctgccaaatccgacccagtgACACctttttgtttacagtaattatactaatgctGCAAAATTACTGTGGTAacaatttattgatgttaaaatgtgacaCGCAGCACCTTGAAAGAGGTTTGGGTCAAACATTAAAGGGATTGTTGAGAATGTTTGGGTCACTTTTCTCTCGACCAGATGATTCATGACAGTCTGGTCTCCTTTTACAGATTAATGACCAAACACActcctgtttctcttctcttccccagATTGAGATTTATTGTGAACAAAGTCGTTTCCGTGTCCTGGTGGACGGGCAGCAGCTGTTTGACTTTTACCACAGAGTGACGTCTCTCAAGGACGTCGACACGCTGTGGATCAACGGCAGTCTGAGCGTCACTAAACTGGGCTGAATGACGGGACTGAAGACAGAGAGGTGTCTCCGCTTTTCAGGATCTGTTTGAAGGAAGAGAGCAAGCTGCTGGGATTCACCAAGCCTTCACTGTCTGTATTTGATGCCAAAGACTTGTTGACTGTTCAGTCTGCCTAGAAAACAAGTttggagaagcagaggagacCTAAgctctttatttgtttttttacatggcctgaaggaAGCTGAACAGTAATCTGACAGGATAATAATCACACACTGAATGTCAAGCAATATGTTTTAGTGACAAATATTCACTCAGGAATTACTCATGAACACAGATGACTGCTGATGAAGAAGATGTGAGCTTCAGTTTGGTATTTTGTACATTGATTAACTGCCACTAAGTAATTAAATCACACTTGATTTCACTTGATTTCACTAATTGATTGTGTTAAGTAGCTTTCAAATGTCAGCTTCACTCAGACGGGTAACGGTGCAGCATAAACCttacacttttacattttaggcatttaactgacactcttatccagtgCAACTTATAATGAGTGCAGTCACAAAatcttcaattcctagatcgcCATCATACCAAACAATCAATAGGagctagggctgggcgataattcaatattatcgtttatcgtctttcagtagAATCGATTTGGGgatattgaaacacaaaattctgctgtctgaactgatgataagaagcacattttattttaaaaatgaggtatgaaacattttaaggaatattatttgaaaattgtgTACACAGCAAGCCAGCTGACTGTTCTCATccaggagcagagagaaatcCAACTTATCTGATGATGTGAACAACTCATCTAGTGACttcattttttattgtatttgctgtatgtgtatgtcttctcctctgctgttaTTTTTTATGTCCCATCCTATCTGGGACCATTCCCCAAAAAACAAATCCCTTGTGATTCTGATTATACTGTCTGTATTACCTCTGGGTGACTGTAGCGTAAAGCAATGGTTCCCACACTGTGGTCCAGGGCCccccaggggtctttgagggctGCCAGGGGGTCCTTAGCAATATAAGGAATTGATGAAAATGATTATTATAATCTCTCTgcacatacagtgtagacagttacaTGATTCAATACCAAATCagtaacaacaaaaatctttccATATGGGGGATTCCTGGGGTAAAATCTAATTAAATGGAGGTTGGTGAattaatgtgtgtatttggagGTCCATGACTCAAATGTGTTCGAGAGCTGCTGGTTTTCATcctgggtctctctctcctcatgtgGTTATCATCTGCAGTAGAGAAGGCTCTGCAGGTCTTTACTAAATCATAACTATggacaaaaatcttctcagatgagATTCCTTGGGACAAAACCGTTTTGAATGAGGCTCTTCAGTCTAATGTATAGTATCTGTTTGACATGGGAAAGTTTGGGAGTCTGAACTAAACACACGACAGACCTGCCACAGCACCGCTCTCcctgcaatgcatgctgggtgATGTTGAGGCAGGGAGGTGAGTAGGAGCAGCACCCGGCTGTCTGACTCAACCTTAGTTTGGCTTCAGCACCAGCCGCTTCCCTCTGCTGTCGGCTTCCACTTAAACCATATGGACGGTACCTGCTTTAACTGAGTCATGGAAATCAACGGCCAGGATCCCACGGTTAGTTCAACTGTTTCTTTTCGTAACTAAGCTACCTGCTGTCAACCAACCCGGATGCAGAGGATGAGCTAacgctagcttgctagctaaacGTTAGGAAGACAAGGGAATATGCCTGTTGTTGacgttagcgttagctagctgCGTAGTTAGCTAAGTAGGGTAGTTGACTTCTCACTTTCTTGTATCTTATGTTTTTGCCTTGGTAGCCTATATATTTGATTCGATGACGTATTAACGTTACTGTTGGGGAATCATGTAACCAACTCGGCTAAATGGCAACAAACTATTTTGCCTGGTAATAACAATCAATCTAGCTTGCCACTAGGTTTTCCAGATAGGCTAatcaagctaacgttagccaacgtTACCACCCCATCTCAGCGAGTCGAGGGATCCAAAGTGTTTTGGCCTTATAGTTTCGTTAGCTGGctgctagctaatgctagctgtTACTTTCATGCCAGGTTCATTTTAACTGATTTGCCGTCTATTCCATATTCACGTCTTAGTCAGCTGTCAGATTTCTGGTGAGCCAGCTAACTAGCCAGTCTGCTAGCCGTTTAGCATGTTAGCTTTTCAGCTTCACTCAACCATTAACGTTAACGTCAGACAAGTAACGAAATACTGTGAAACTTGGGCTAACTCGATAATTTGCTTGAACCAGCACAGTTGAACCTGTAGTTTGCTCGGTAAACAGCTGTCAGAAGAGCCTAACtcgtctctttctttctgctcaGTGAAGCTGCTGGTCTGACAGCTCTTGTTGATAGCTAACAGATAACGTGTGCTAACTGCCTACTTGGACAAGAACATTATGTTGTACACACACCAGCTGCTCTCGCTGTACAGACAGTTGTATTGTTTCTTATACTAGCTCAAGATATTCTGATTACACGACCCAGCATTCCTGAAGTTAAGTGAATTCAACAAAGTAGGGACACTGTTATTTTCAGAAATATTTGCTTGATTCTACATTGTAATGTTGGTGTGCTTGAGTTATTTGTGTGTAGCCCAGTCAGCGTCCCTTGGGTATAAACTACCTGCTCCTAGATTTGCTGTGAGATAAGGACAACAAAGCAAACAAGACTTTTCTTGACACCGGCTGCTCCGGGTGGAGGCTGGGAATGCAAACTGGGTTTCCCCTTAGAGATCTGGGTGGTAAGGACGCCAGTGGTGTTGGTTTTGTGTAGAGATAGGGCtctctacaaacacacacactaaataaGGCTTGTGGAGCACATCCAGTAACCTTACAGAAGAAGAAacttaaaaatgtatgttttaagTGATCAAAAATGGAACTGGGCTACCTAAGAGTTCAGTAGACAAGGAAAACTGACGTGACTTCAGCTGAGAATAAAAGTGGTtgtaaagacagaaaaaaggcaACATTCGTTGATTAGTACAGTAGACAGTGCTAATCTGCTGCATGTTGCCCTCAGGTTATTCTTTGTAAACATCACATAAACTCACAGTTCATAAACTTGTTGGGTCAGAAAAAGCATATTGACTTGATTCATGCTTCTCTTACCTTTCCATTTACATGATTTGTTCCAGCTTTGCCTTAACTTTATATGTCACAGTGCCGGTTTCCCATTACCACTTAATTACTGTCAATTTGAAACCAATCTGTCCTCTTTTTAGTCCGGAGTGCTTTAGTAATTCAATTTATGGTGCGGCTTTAGCCACACATCAAGCTAATAGGTCCTGGAGCACCATGGAGAGCTGCCCTCATTCTGCTCTTGTTATTAGCAGGCGAGAATAGGACTTCGCTCTCTGGGTGTCGTACCACTACAatataaatacatgtatttttaatagCATCTCAACAGACACTATCATCACAGATGATTCCCTTCTAATGACGCCTTTCTCGCTCTCCCAGGTGTAGCCAGGAGGATTTGTTGAGTTTGCCAGAGAACCATGGAGCCAGACGTGATCCGCATGTACTCCTCGTCTCCGCCCCCGATGGAGGACGGCGCCGAGGAAGAGGACGACGAGTTTGGAGACTTCGGCGGCTTCTCTGGCGTCCCCAACAGCATCAGCTTCACCGAGTTCGACACCCCCACCACTTTCAACCAGGCCCAGGCCTTGGCTGCCACCTCCCCACCTGAACTCATCAACAACAGAGGGGTGGTGGGAGTCTCCAGCCTCAGCTCCGCTAACGGGACGCACAGTTCCTCCGATGAGCTCTCCAAGGCCAACGGCATCGTGCCAGGAGGCCGGCAGGGCGGCAGTCCCTCAGAAAGAACTGTCAGCGAGACAAAAAAGGTTCTCTCCAACTCCCTGGATTTCTCAGGGAGCGGCCAAGCTGGCAGCGAGTCTGTTGATTGCAACGGCGGAGGCACAGAGGTGCTAACAAACGGGTTTGCAACGTTTGAAGTTCAGGGAAGCCCTTCCTTGCAGAATTCTGTCCACTCTCATAAAAAAGGAACCTCCACTGAGGACACGGGCAGCGTCCCCGCCGGCAGCCCAGAGGACGATTTTGCAGACTTTGCTGCTTTTTCCAATGCTGAAGGACACCTCAGCCAGACGGCAAACGAGGACTTGGACAATCCCGATGGGGGTAGCTGGCTGGCGGAGGGCGCCTGCCAAGAGCACTGTATTATAGAACAGGGAATGACTTTAGAGGACGATGTCAGGGACACAAACAGAACCGGACCCAACGCGTCCGGCTCTGATTCCATATCTGTCTCCGCCGAGGCTCCGGGCGGCTCGGGCGACGGGGATGGGGGCTCTAACACAGATGCTGACTTTGAACAAAGGGACATAGCCTTTGCACACGAGCACTCCGCCCCCGAGGCAGTTTGCACTAAGAAGCCCCTCGCCCTGAACGGCGTGGGCGAGGTCGACGGGGACGGCTCTGAAGACGCGGCGGGCTGCAGCGAAAACGACCTCTCGCCTGAGACGACCGCGGACGGCGAGGCGGGACAGTCAGACGGGAAGGGCTCCGGGAAcgagacggagacagaaacggagaCGGAGACGTCCTTCGGCCGGCCGCTGTCGACAGACGCTCTGGAGGAGTACGGTGACATGAGCACCACGGGCTCGgtcccctccccacccctccagGAGGACACCGCCACGCCCGCCGACCACAGCCAGCTGGCAGAAGACGACGACGACGAGGACTTCGGGGACTTTGGAGACGCCGGCTCGTTCAGCGGCCAGGGCTTCGCCGACTTTGACCAGCTGGAGGTCCAGCAGGAGCAGAGCGGGTCAAACGGCTCCGCCCCTGTGCAGGAAACGACCGCCGCTGAGGACGAGGATGACTTTGGCGATTTCGACACCCCCAAATTCCACACCGGTGGAACGGAGGGGGAGGACGGAGGCAAGTTCGCAGACTTCCCCGTCAGCGACAGTTTTGGAAATTTCAGCTCGGCCGCGGTGGCTGCAGACGGCGAGGTGGACGCAGGGTGGAGCGCCTTCGACCAGCCTgaccagcagcaggaggagggggagtcCTGGGCGGCGTTCAGCGAGGAGCAGAGCGCCGCTCCTCCCCcggtgagcagagaggaggaggaggaggaggaggagtggcagGAAACCGAACCTCCTGCCTTCAGCGACCAAACCAGCAGGACGGACAGGCACTCGGTAAGTTCTGTGGGGAAAACTGGAGAAATTTACCGGTCCAGAATCATTTAGCAGTCTGGGAACCTACTGGGCTGCACAGTTAATCATGTATGATCCAACATCAAGATTTtagtcaagtcaactttatttatgtagcacacaaaagacaaaaccagtttgtaccaaagtgctttataaaatAAGATGCTGAGAAAACAAATGAGGGCAGAGCATGAAGCACCAACAGCAAAATTAAGATGTTGGGGAAATGAGAGTGACAGAACATAGAAGAAAAATCAGACACAGCCATGAATAAATATAAGTTTTAAGTCAGGGTTAAAAATTATTTTGGTTTCTACAATTAATAATCATCAACATTGGCAATtgaaaaaataacacttttaattaatttcaaattCCTGCTGTAGTCGAGATGTTGACACAAGATgcaaaaagtaaagtaaaatagtttaataatcgtgattaataattgtgatcagAATATCAGCAAAATAATCATCAATATTATAATTTTAGCATGTATTAAACAGCTCAGAGACAGGAATAATGAAGTCAGTTTCGTTCAAGGACAAAGTAGACTTGATTGTGCCAAAATTAAATTTGTTCCACACCGACCTTAACGGGTCACACCCGTCATTGACAGTTAAAATACCCTCTGCACACCGtgacagtccacacacacaaacagtgtgtgtgtgtgtgtgtggcagtgagAGTACAAGAAGATAAAAACGTATTTAAAACAATAAGATCTGCCTTCACAACCCATGGGCAAAAGAGAAACTGCATTCAGAAATATCAGATTTAAATCAAGTACAAGTCATGTTTGTTCATATTTAGCTGTGTCACTCCTGAGGAGGAACCCCGACAGCAACTTCCACTGTTTGTATTAAATATTTACCAACCTATTACTCATAATGGCCAGGCTTTGATGAGGTGAAATGATAGACCAAGTCCTTCCTTCCTAGATCAGCCTGTTTAAGGAAGTCTAGCTTACTTCAgctgcaagtaaaaaaaaacactcgtCCGACATGAAATGATCTGTGACATGGGAGTCGGCCTGTGGAATGTAGAGGAGGACGTTACTGCTGTTGCCCTCTGTGCAGACAGATAAAAGTAGAGGAAACGTGACGCACACAGTGACGTTTACTCTGAGCGTAGAGAAAATCACCTCAGGAATGTGACCTGGTCAGGTATTCGGCGCTGAAGTACATACCGGTAAGATTAAGGCATAAATCCGCCGTAACCGCTGGAACACGACCGGCGAGGCTCAGTGGAAGTGTTGCCTTTGTTCAGAACTGTGTCAGTAATGC from the Centroberyx gerrardi isolate f3 chromosome 3, fCenGer3.hap1.cur.20231027, whole genome shotgun sequence genome contains:
- the LOC139925607 gene encoding galectin-related protein-like, which translates into the protein MRTGKKVMVVGVVDPRPDRFYLGLSCGCGTFREPPSDVALELCVRFRDRQVLRRARVSGTWGEVDRAVPFFPFIRDQPFKIEIYCEQSRFRVLVDGQQLFDFYHRVTSLKDVDTLWINGSLSVTKLG
- the aftpha gene encoding aftiphilin a isoform X3, yielding MEPDVIRMYSSSPPPMEDGAEEEDDEFGDFGGFSGVPNSISFTEFDTPTTFNQAQALAATSPPELINNRGVVGVSSLSSANGTHSSSDELSKANGIVPGGRQGGSPSERTVSETKKVLSNSLDFSGSGQAGSESVDCNGGGTEVLTNGFATFEVQGSPSLQNSVHSHKKGTSTEDTGSVPAGSPEDDFADFAAFSNAEGHLSQTANEDLDNPDGGSWLAEGACQEHCIIEQGMTLEDDVRDTNRTGPNASGSDSISVSAEAPGGSGDGDGGSNTDADFEQRDIAFAHEHSAPEAVCTKKPLALNGVGEVDGDGSEDAAGCSENDLSPETTADGEAGQSDGKGSGNETETETETETSFGRPLSTDALEEYGDMSTTGSVPSPPLQEDTATPADHSQLAEDDDDEDFGDFGDAGSFSGQGFADFDQLEVQQEQSGSNGSAPVQETTAAEDEDDFGDFDTPKFHTGGTEGEDGGKFADFPVSDSFGNFSSAAVAADGEVDAGWSAFDQPDQQQEEGESWAAFSEEQSAAPPPVSREEEEEEEEWQETEPPAFSDQTSRTDRHSASLSGRLERLFQSSFPQTPVAPVGEEVTSLKTLLEPPDDQPQPGREEGSRSPCNGVVWGGVWRQLQDIHEAFGLRHQWGGSHCNKTLLCSLGIDIRNILFTGQKKQPVIVPMYAASLGMLEPTKEPVKPISAVEMIASIAQAPAAGPEKSSCAPDTVQQEALPPVQFDWSSSGLTNPLDGVDPELYELTTAKLDPSSSGSRVADAFARLMSTMEKTSTSTRKPKKEENLSEEAAKVIAGLPDLSFMQAKVLMFPATLTPLGCQATPD
- the aftpha gene encoding aftiphilin a isoform X1 — protein: MEPDVIRMYSSSPPPMEDGAEEEDDEFGDFGGFSGVPNSISFTEFDTPTTFNQAQALAATSPPELINNRGVVGVSSLSSANGTHSSSDELSKANGIVPGGRQGGSPSERTVSETKKVLSNSLDFSGSGQAGSESVDCNGGGTEVLTNGFATFEVQGSPSLQNSVHSHKKGTSTEDTGSVPAGSPEDDFADFAAFSNAEGHLSQTANEDLDNPDGGSWLAEGACQEHCIIEQGMTLEDDVRDTNRTGPNASGSDSISVSAEAPGGSGDGDGGSNTDADFEQRDIAFAHEHSAPEAVCTKKPLALNGVGEVDGDGSEDAAGCSENDLSPETTADGEAGQSDGKGSGNETETETETETSFGRPLSTDALEEYGDMSTTGSVPSPPLQEDTATPADHSQLAEDDDDEDFGDFGDAGSFSGQGFADFDQLEVQQEQSGSNGSAPVQETTAAEDEDDFGDFDTPKFHTGGTEGEDGGKFADFPVSDSFGNFSSAAVAADGEVDAGWSAFDQPDQQQEEGESWAAFSEEQSAAPPPVSREEEEEEEEWQETEPPAFSDQTSRTDRHSASLSGRLERLFQSSFPQTPVAPVGEEVTSLKTLLEPPDDQPQPGREEGSRSPCNGVVWGGVWRQLQDIHEAFGLRHQWGGSHCNKTLLCSLGIDIRNILFTGQKKQPVIVPMYAASLGMLEPTKEPVKPISAVEMIASIAQAPAAGPEKSSCAPDTVQQEALPPVQFDWSSSGLTNPLDASGGSSLLNLDFFGPVEDSGSSSAPSIPGVDPELYELTTAKLDPSSSGSRVADAFARLMSTMEKTSTSTRKPKKEENLSEEAAKVIAGLPDLSFMQAKVLMFPATLTPLGCQATPD
- the aftpha gene encoding aftiphilin a isoform X4; translated protein: MEPDVIRMYSSSPPPMEDGAEEEDDEFGDFGGFSGVPNSISFTEFDTPTTFNQAQALAATSPPELINNRGVVGVSSLSSANGTHSSSDELSKANGIVPGGRQGGSPSERTVSETKKVLSNSLDFSGSGQAGSESVDCNGGGTEVLTNGFATFEVQGSPSLQNSVHSHKKGTSTEDTGSVPAGSPEDDFADFAAFSNAEGHLSQTANEDLDNPDGGSWLAEGACQEHCIIEQGMTLEDDVRDTNRTGPNASGSDSISVSAEAPGGSGDGDGGSNTDADFEQRDIAFAHEHSAPEAVCTKKPLALNGVGEVDGDGSEDAAGCSENDLSPETTADGEAGQSDGKGSGNETETETETETSFGRPLSTDALEEYGDMSTTGSVPSPPLQEDTATPADHSQLAEDDDDEDFGDFGDAGSFSGQGFADFDQLEVQQEQSGSNGSAPVQETTAAEDEDDFGDFDTPKFHTGGTEGEDGGKFADFPVSDSFGNFSSAAVAADGEVDAGWSAFDQPDQQQEEGESWAAFSEEQSAAPPPVSREEEEEEEEWQETEPPAFSDQTSRTDRHSASLSGRLERLFQSSFPQTPVAPVGEEVTSLKTLLEPPDDQPQPGREEGSRSPCNGVVWGGVWRQLQDIHEAFGLRHQWGGSHCNKTLLCSLGIDIRNILFTGQKKQPVIVPMYAASLGMLEPTKEPVKPISAVEMIASIAQAPAAGPEKSSCAPDTVQEALPPVQFDWSSSGLTNPLDGVDPELYELTTAKLDPSSSGSRVADAFARLMSTMEKTSTSTRKPKKEENLSEEAAKVIAGLPDLSFMQAKVLMFPATLTPLGCQATPD
- the aftpha gene encoding aftiphilin a isoform X2, whose amino-acid sequence is MEPDVIRMYSSSPPPMEDGAEEEDDEFGDFGGFSGVPNSISFTEFDTPTTFNQAQALAATSPPELINNRGVVGVSSLSSANGTHSSSDELSKANGIVPGGRQGGSPSERTVSETKKVLSNSLDFSGSGQAGSESVDCNGGGTEVLTNGFATFEVQGSPSLQNSVHSHKKGTSTEDTGSVPAGSPEDDFADFAAFSNAEGHLSQTANEDLDNPDGGSWLAEGACQEHCIIEQGMTLEDDVRDTNRTGPNASGSDSISVSAEAPGGSGDGDGGSNTDADFEQRDIAFAHEHSAPEAVCTKKPLALNGVGEVDGDGSEDAAGCSENDLSPETTADGEAGQSDGKGSGNETETETETETSFGRPLSTDALEEYGDMSTTGSVPSPPLQEDTATPADHSQLAEDDDDEDFGDFGDAGSFSGQGFADFDQLEVQQEQSGSNGSAPVQETTAAEDEDDFGDFDTPKFHTGGTEGEDGGKFADFPVSDSFGNFSSAAVAADGEVDAGWSAFDQPDQQQEEGESWAAFSEEQSAAPPPVSREEEEEEEEWQETEPPAFSDQTSRTDRHSASLSGRLERLFQSSFPQTPVAPVGEEVTSLKTLLEPPDDQPQPGREEGSRSPCNGVVWGGVWRQLQDIHEAFGLRHQWGGSHCNKTLLCSLGIDIRNILFTGQKKQPVIVPMYAASLGMLEPTKEPVKPISAVEMIASIAQAPAAGPEKSSCAPDTVQEALPPVQFDWSSSGLTNPLDASGGSSLLNLDFFGPVEDSGSSSAPSIPGVDPELYELTTAKLDPSSSGSRVADAFARLMSTMEKTSTSTRKPKKEENLSEEAAKVIAGLPDLSFMQAKVLMFPATLTPLGCQATPD